The nucleotide sequence atttgatgattttttttttttttttttttttttttttttttttgtaattttgtgAACTATTGCGAAATTGACTTGAAGTAATTTTGTGAGCATAATGAGGTTTTCGGCCTAATTTCTCGAAAATTAGGGATTTAACATGTGCTTTTTCGGTTGTTGATTTTAGTCAACCGATAGCTTTATTTTTGGGGATACCTGATATGCATATGCATTTTAATAATTTTATTGACTTTGTTCATTCAGAATATGTTGATACAGAACTAAATAAGGatatattttaactttttttctttttttggtcTTGTTAGTTTCATTTTGACTATGCTTTTGATGCGTATATGGATTATGATCCACTGGTTAATAAAATTGAAAAGTTACTGGCATAGAAACACACTCTTTACACGAAAAATATTTTGTTATTATCTAAGTAGTGTTCTAAAAGAATGCCTTTTCATTAACTATGTTTTTATCACTTAATGTGAATTTTTTAAACATTTGTAATATATCTGTTTTCTTATTCAAGGAGATTAACTTGAAGTCATATGAGTTTTTGATCCGATGTCTCCACCGCTGTTAGACGTTGAAGGGGATGGACAGGGAAACGTTTCCTTAATGACTTCTGCTTCCAGTATGGAATCGATTTTTCAAAAGAACGCTGGATTAACGGAGCGAAATTATCTGGGATTATCAGATTGTTCATCAGTTGATAGCTCTGCTGTGTCTGGGATCTCAGATGTGAAAAGAAACAATCTAAACCTTAAAGCTACTGAACTGAGGCTTGGTCTTCCAGGATCTCAATCCCCTGAGCGGGACCCGGATGCTGATCTGGCGAGCTCCGAGAGCCTTGATGAGAAACCGCTATTTCCACTGCTTCCGTCTAAAGATGGAATTTGCTCCGGTTCACAGAAGATTTTTGTTTCCGGAAATAAACGAGGATTTTCTGATACCATTGATGAAGGGAAATGGATGTTCGGTTCGTCTGGTACCGACTCTGATACTTCGAATGTAAATGTTAAGATTTCACCGGGTGCTCAACCTGCCATGATTAAAGACGCAACATCAAAGGTTGCACCACAGGAAAAAACTCATGCTACCTTTGGAACGAACCTTAACAAAGTCAATGCGTCCAATCCTCCTGCTGCTAAGTAAGTCAAATCAGAAACTTGTTTTTCATGAATGAAATGAGTAAACGAAGTTAAGAGATAACATGATTGATATGATTCATCTTGATTTCAGGGCACAGGTGGTCGGTTGGCCTCCGGTTAGATCTTTCCGCAAGAACATTTTGGCTACAAATTCAAAGACGAATGACGAGGTCGATGGAAAACCGGGTCCCGGTGCTCTGTTCGTGAAAGTTAGCATGGATGGGGCTCCGTATCTGAGGAAGGTTGATCTAAGAAGTTACACCACTTATCAACAGCTTTCTTCGGCCCTTGAGAAGATGTTTAGTTGCTTCACTCTTGGTGAGTTGTTTCTTAAATGTAATTAAATGTGGTTTTTATAATGTTCATGCATATTTTTGTAACTATCACGAGTAATTTTTTTCCGGTAACGTAGGTCAATGCGGATCACAGGGAGCTCCAGGAAGGGAAAGTCTGAGTGAGAGCAAGTTGCGGGATCTGTTGCATGGATCAGAGTATGTGCTTACGTATGAGGATAAGGATGGCGATTGGATGCTTGTGGGAGATGTGCCATGGGAGTAAGTTTCAAGCAACTTAACCTTATTTATTTTGTTCACTTTCATCATGTTTGTTGTAATGAAACTCAAGTAACTGGAATAATTAATCACACTTTTGCCATATATTATGATAGCCTCCTATGTGTATAGCCATAGCCATCTTTTTATGTGTTCTAGTGTCCTACAAATATAAATTGCAATTGTTCAGTATTATTAGGATGCTTATTCCAAAATTGCTATTATGTGGATTCAGCAAAATATTTGATATACCAAAATATGAATTCTATTCAGGACTTTATATGAAACTTAAACCAAACTCTGCTCAATTATTCTTACATAATAATCTACGCGTACAGCATATGTTATTAGCAGTAAATTTGTTTTGTATATGGCGGGATATTAATTTTTCTTATAATATGCTTTATGTGAGTGTGACATAGGAGGGCATTAAACCATTACATATGGTTACTCTTATGGAACGAAAGAAATCCATATCCTAAATTTTATTAAATAGACACATAAGGAAATTATCTCTTTGTGGTAATTTTCAAGGTTCATAACCAGACGGGTTTTGTTCAATATAATGTAGAATACAAAATGAAGAAATTCGTTGTTTAAGACTCTCGGGGTTGAATGAATTCTTGTGCTTGAACAACTTAAAATGATATTCAAGTTTAATTAAATACCATGTGTAGTGAATTCATTACAAGACGATTTTAAACGACGAGTATATATATGCTAAAGCAGATGTCTCACATCCTAATCCTTTATATTATGATTTGTAATCACAGTATGTTCATCGGTTCTTGCAAGAGGCTGAAGATCATGAAGGGCTCTGATGCAATTGGTTTAGGTATGCCTCATATGTCACACCTTTAATCACTATATTATTTGTACTTTCTCTCATTAGTAATCACGTCGCCTAAATTGCAATTTAACATATTCAAATAAGGATAAAAAATAAAGGAACACGTTAATAACATTAACATGAAACCTTCCATAAACAACGCGAATCTAACTTTGTGGTTTTGTTGATGCACAGCTCCAAGGGCCATGGAAAAGTCGAAGAACAGAAACTAGCTTCATCGGAGGGAGGCTGGACTGCAGTTATCCTTATGTTTTGataagtgctgtgttttgtgctcaagTTTTAAATCAATAGTAAGCAAGAGTAAAATGTTTCTAATATAAGTTGTTGGCCATATAGGAAACCTTTGTTTTCTGACTTTTGTATTTCATGAATCTGTGTGTGCTTTCAGAACACTTGTGTCCACTGTGACTATattattgtttgtaatttggaTGGATTGACTTTTAGTATGGTGTCTGTAATTGTTGAGGGACTGAACATGGCAAGAGAGAAAAAAGAAAGGTCTTAACTTAAAAAGAGTGAAAGTCTAAGGACCATTTTTGGTAAAATACTGATTGATGTTGAAAATTCCTGGTGAGTGCAGAGGTGCAGGTATAGGgacataaaataataatacatacaGTCCATTAAATTTTGAGACAGGTTTCCATGCTTTTGGCCGGGGAAGAGGTGGCAAAGTGTGTATGTTTAATTCAACTTAATGTACAACTTAACATGCATAAGGTACAAGTAACCAACTTTGGTTGCAAACCCATCTGTGATTGTGACTTCACATTGGTATCACGTGAGGAGGGAGATATGGGGTCTGAATATTGATTTGCTAAAGTATATGGTCCATTGTCTATGGTCATCAATTCAGGTTCCTTTATACTTGTTGCAAAATCGGTAACATATGCTATAAAATAGAGAAAATCCCAcaaatttgtatatatatattttttaattttattttatatttttaaggGATTTATGGTGATAGCATAAATAAAGTAAGTACCGGGTGTAAACAAGTTGAGGCTAAGCCTGACTAGGCTAAACCCCCTTTGTTTGAGCTCGTTTAGGCTCGAACTTTGTATGTAAGCACGAGCTCGGGCTCTATAACCAAACAAGTcatatttcaggctcgagcttgTTTTGAGCTTTTTAACGATCCGGTCCTGAGTTGATGTTGGGCCGCTCCgcctcgtttacacccct is from Helianthus annuus cultivar XRQ/B chromosome 9, HanXRQr2.0-SUNRISE, whole genome shotgun sequence and encodes:
- the LOC110879013 gene encoding auxin-responsive protein IAA8 isoform X1 — encoded protein: MSPPLLDVEGDGQGNVSLMTSASSMESIFQKNAGLTERNYLGLSDCSSVDSSAVSGISDVKRNNLNLKATELRLGLPGSQSPERDPDADLASSESLDEKPLFPLLPSKDGICSGSQKIFVSGNKRGFSDTIDEGKWMFGSSGTDSDTSNVNVKISPGAQPAMIKDATSKVAPQEKTHATFGTNLNKVNASNPPAAKAQVVGWPPVRSFRKNILATNSKTNDEVDGKPGPGALFVKVSMDGAPYLRKVDLRSYTTYQQLSSALEKMFSCFTLGQCGSQGAPGRESLSESKLRDLLHGSEYVLTYEDKDGDWMLVGDVPWDMFIGSCKRLKIMKGSDAIGLAPRAMEKSKNRN
- the LOC110879013 gene encoding auxin-responsive protein IAA8 isoform X2 — translated: MTSASSMESIFQKNAGLTERNYLGLSDCSSVDSSAVSGISDVKRNNLNLKATELRLGLPGSQSPERDPDADLASSESLDEKPLFPLLPSKDGICSGSQKIFVSGNKRGFSDTIDEGKWMFGSSGTDSDTSNVNVKISPGAQPAMIKDATSKVAPQEKTHATFGTNLNKVNASNPPAAKAQVVGWPPVRSFRKNILATNSKTNDEVDGKPGPGALFVKVSMDGAPYLRKVDLRSYTTYQQLSSALEKMFSCFTLGQCGSQGAPGRESLSESKLRDLLHGSEYVLTYEDKDGDWMLVGDVPWDMFIGSCKRLKIMKGSDAIGLAPRAMEKSKNRN